The sequence CTTTTGTTTGGATGGTAGAATTGGTTGTTGTCTTTGATAATAAGGTTATCTGTCAAAACAGGTCAGAAGAATGCCTAGTGGTTTTTGGATATGTAGATTCGTGCTACAATTTGGAGGACTAAATTAGGTGGTTTGTGTAgtatttttgttcaatttttaaatgATGATTTGATTGGAAAGTGGAATTATGATGTTTGTAGTTCAGTGTTGTTAGCTAGTCTATTTTTTGGTTGACTGTGGTAATGTATCttacttggatcatattcttttggtctagGTTTTCATTACAATGAATTTGGTTAGTTTTTTGGGTTTCACCATAGTGTGTGGAGATCTGCAGTGTGTGATTTGCATTGGAGATTTGTTTCTGGGCAAACTAGTTAAATTACTTcaatgtttatctacatgtttcatttgatgttgaccttggaggatgtaCTAGTGTGTGTGGTTTCACTAGAATCATTTGGAATTTATATgttgtgatgtttttgggtcctctctatctcatGTGGTGGATCAAAATGAATATTTTAGGTCCTggtggccaaatttatgtaatagTGTTTATTATATATGTGGCCAACCAAGTTAAgggttttaataattaattttgtatataaaggagtgtggATGTAAAGGTGAATGTATGGAAGGAGTGtgaattgacaaaaaaaaatgttaatggTTTGCAAACATATTTGATGTTGAATTTGTGTAAAAATAAGttgtgaagatatttgatgataataTCTTCTGTATGATAGTGCTTTGAGATAGAGTTTGAAGTCCGATGTATTTGCCATGACATCAGTCACTTGAAACAAtgattcaaggacaatttcatgattggGAGATCTTGTTCCTTTCAATTAAGTCATTCCTTTCTCTGTCGAAAGACAACATGAGTCTCTTGACAGCCTTTTGTATCTTGCTCTGAGATAGTGTGCTTCAATTTTGCAAatcatttgtatctttccctaatgttGTGCACCTTAGTTCTGCAAGTCTTATTAGGAGTACCAAGTTACAGAGGCAACACTGTAATAAATTAAATTCATATTGCGAGTTTgattctcaccttggtttttccctgcttgagttttccatgtaaatttggtgttattgcatttgttattctttgtgctttcatgatttattactGTTGTGATTACATGGTTGAGGTTTAAAgtttaaagataaaaaaataaGTAAATTATTAGTGCTTCAGATTGATTTACTCCCCCTCTTAGTCCTGTGGTGTGTTCAATAATATTCATCTCCAATTTTTTATTATCTCTATTTCTTTATACTCTCTCATTCTCAAATTGAAGTTAGTGCACTCAAATATAACCATCATGCATGCCACATATGCCTCGATGAATAGATTGAAAAGTGGCTCAAAATGAATGGCATTATCATAACTTCTCTCTATTGACTTGGTTAGTACCATAGGTACTCCTCGTGGAAAATAATTTATGGTTGTAGAGGTGATGTGACAATAGATATCTAAAAAATTAGTAACCTTTCTAAATACCAAAATAATTGTGCAACATTCACAATTCTTGTGTGCACACTTAAATATCATGCTCACATTGTGCCACTTCACATATGTATCCATTAAAGTCTTGCATGCAAAAAGCTATAAGAGTAAAAAGTGTATGCCTTATACTTTCCCCATTGTTGTGGACTCATCTTGACTATTCGAGTGAGATAAATATTGTACAAAATAATACTTTTATATGCAAGTTGACAATTAACAACCTAAACATAAACTAATCTCATCCTCACATACCCAAAGATCTAGATTTGATCTACAATCTTAGTCATTTATTGTCCTAGGTTGAttttgaagtacaaagaagaaatTTGCTTACATTAGTGGGCACAAATTTGATCCTtgaactttcaaattcaaatttatactCGAGCCCAAGCCAAGCCCTTCACAAGCAACCTTTATGAGCAACTTAAACACATAAATGTTCAAATTACATGCTGGGGTGTCATATAAAAGAACAAATCCTAACTTATTATGATCATCTAGGAATCATTGAGACACTTGATCTAAGATCTTTAAATCATTGAGACACCTAATCAAAGATTTAGGAATCATTGAGACACCTGATCAAAGATTTAGGAATCACTGAGACACCTAATCTAAGATTGAGGAATCATTGATACCTAATCTAGGATCCAAGAATCAAGTGAGCACCTAGAAAACATGAAGGAATTATCTTATGACTCAACATCAACATTCTTGGCATATTGCATGATTGCTAGGGATGTCTTTGATTATTATCTTATTGAATAAGATAATGGAAAGATCTTCACTCAACAAGTTCCCAAAAGTATTCGTCAATACTATGAATCATTTATTCAAGTCTCGATAACATAACAAATATGTTTAAAACATTGAAAAATAGACAATTCATTTTCATAAATACAAATAGAATCCACAAATAATTTTACACATTCAAATTTAATctaaaacaaaaatagataataAGAAAACAACCACGAAAATAGAATACGACCTTCTATTAGAAGGTATCAATCGTAATATAATCCTTGAAACAAAGTTTGAAAGCATAGAAAACGAACTTCAAGAAATTACTTCGTCGTAGCTTCCAACAAAAATAAAATCCCAAGTTGATTTCCTCTCATGGTGTGATTTTGCTTTGTTCTAGGCTAGGGAAGCCTAAGGAACCAAGGCTTTCTTTTTAACTCTAAGCCTACATAATAATCTATAATCccttcatttaatcatttaatatgTATGCCTTTTCATCTTTGCACAATTCCCTCCTCCGGTCTGGCGCTAATTCAAATTGATCTCTTCGTATTACAAACAAAGCAAGTTTCTGGACTCTGGACATTTCTTAAACTGTGCTGGACTGATCTGTTCTGTAAATCTATGGCTTCTTCCTCTTCCAGCCATGCCTTACCAGGTGGAGGAAAAGAccaggaagaaaagagagaagtgaAAGCAAGTGTAGAGGacgatggaagaaaagaagaggaaacaaaaacagGCGAGAAAGGAAAAGACAGGGAGGAGGAAGTTAAAAAAGAAGGGAACGAAAAAGAAGAACACCAACTGCAATTGTTTGCCCCCATCAACGAAGGAATTGAGCAGCAGCAAGAGGACAGAAATGAAGTAGCTCAATTCATAGAGCCGTGAGATTGCACACCcgttatatttttctttatttagaACATCAGTATTAATGTGTATATGCCGTATCCAGCCAATGCTC is a genomic window of Cryptomeria japonica chromosome 7, Sugi_1.0, whole genome shotgun sequence containing:
- the LOC131046705 gene encoding uncharacterized protein LOC131046705, with product MPFHLCTIPSSGLALIQIDLFVLQTKQVSGLWTFLKLCWTDLFCKSMASSSSSHALPGGGKDQEEKREVKASVEDDGRKEEETKTGEKGKDREEEVKKEGNEKEEHQLQLFAPINEGIEQQQEDRNEVAQFIEPMGYDRYSRDAYQRLFNLDALRNFVLPHDSGSEDDSSGSEGSVITVEDINDRRSENP